In Vespa crabro chromosome 5, iyVesCrab1.2, whole genome shotgun sequence, a single window of DNA contains:
- the LOC124424464 gene encoding transcription factor Ken 2 isoform X1, whose amino-acid sequence MYTDGLLTLHYGKHPATLAAEVGAWYNGDRHVDVTLACDDGSVVRAHRVVLAAASPLLANLLRNPALDHVVHFSGVRKAQLNHLLEFIYNGEALIPSTELIPLRELFELLQINSELFEPNLAQTSSNSDPERIPTPQPSEDQESSSYESKYDSRQTSNPADCCSVLIKTEDCEEEPEVDVEGVEGEGLLAETREASIEPPRRRDSSDPVNLSLNSGTSTMSESSHDIVHRSEKQLLERRESLDEAEERTRQMAARLALGLEHGKRKPEELPIPPAEAYVVTPHRKRRPGFHNAPAQNPAFVPFNPSFETPRRLQAPHPLSLSAPPYLQDRSITPPGASHRPPSADPASAAGLEPPWGAWTLPPARAPPPPPTEDPPKSTPVREYRCTYCGKQFGMSWNLKTHLRVHTGEKPFACRLCVAMFKQKAHLLKHLCSVHRGVIAAPDNTFTCCFCSLNFDSLQELIRHLSGPHNNLLLSKNLHD is encoded by the exons ATGTATACTGACGGTCTCCTAACGCTCCATTATGGAAAGCACCCAGCGACCTTGGCCGCAGAGGTCGGGGCCTGGTATAATGGAGACCGTCATGTAGATGTGACACTGGCATGCGACGATGGTTCCGTCGTCAGGGCCCATCGTGTCGTTTTGGCAGCAGCTAGTCCCCTTTTGGCTAATCTTTTACGAAATCCCGCCCTGGACCACGTGGTCCATTTCTCTGGAGTCAGAAAGGCCCAGCTCAATCATCTTCTCGAGTTTATCTACAACGGAGAGGCTCTTATACcc TCGACAGAGCTTATACCATTGAGAGAACTCTTCGAACTACTTCAAATCAACTCGGAACTTTTCGAGCCTAACCTAGCACAGACCTCTAGTAATTCTGATCCTGAAAGGATACCTACTCCTCAACCCTCCGAGGATCAAGAAAGTTCTAGTTACGAATCCAAATATGACAGCAG ACAAACGAGTAATCCTGCTGATTGTTGTTCGGTACTCATTAAAACCGAGGATTGCGAAGAGGAACCAGAAGTAGACGTGGAAGGTGTCGAAGGTGAAGGTTTGCTCGCGGAAACAAGAGAAGCTAGCATAGAACCGCCAAGAAGGAGGGATAGTTCGGATCCTGTGAACCTCAGTTTAAATTCCGGAACGTCCACGATGAGTGAAAGTTCTCACGATATAGTACATAG ATCAGAAAAGCAATTACTCGAGAGGCGAGAGTCCTTGGACGAAGCCGAAGAGAGGACAAGACAAATGGCGGCGCGATTGGCGTTAGGCTTGGAGCATGGCAAACGAAAACCCGAAGAATTACCGATCCCACCGGCTGAGGCATACGTCGTGACACCTCATCGAAAACGTAGGCCAGGCTTTCACAACGCACCAGCACAGAATCCAGCTTTCGTACCGTTTAATCCGAGCTTCGAGACACCTAGGAGGTTACAAGCGCCGCATCCATTGAGTCTATCCGCGCCACCATATCTA caGGACCGATCAATAACGCCACCAGGAGCATCGCATCGACCACCAAGCGCCGATCCAGCATCGGCCGCAGGTTTAGAACCACCTTGGGGTGCTTGGACTTTACCACCAGCTCGAGCACCTCCGCCACCTCCAACGGAGGATCCACCAAAGTCGACACCTGTCCGAGAATACCGATGTACCTATTGTGGCAAACAATTCGGCATGTCCTGGAACCTAAAGACTCATCTTCGAGTACACACCGGCGAGAAACCGTTTGCCTGTCGACTCTGTGTCGCCATGTTCAAACAGAAAGCTCATCTGCTAAAACATCTCTGTTCCGTTCACAGAGGTGTTATAGCTGCACCGGACAATACGTTTACATGTTGCTTCTGTTCCCTCAATTTCGACAGTTTGCAAGAACTCATAAGGCATCTGTCAGGACCGCATAATAATTTACTGCTTAGTAAAAATCTACACGATTAG
- the LOC124424464 gene encoding transcription factor Ken isoform X2, giving the protein MYTDGLLTLHYGKHPATLAAEVGAWYNGDRHVDVTLACDDGSVVRAHRVVLAAASPLLANLLRNPALDHVVHFSGVRKAQLNHLLEFIYNGEALIPSTELIPLRELFELLQINSELFEPNLAQTSSNSDPERIPTPQPSEDQESSSYESKYDSRQTSNPADCCSVLIKTEDCEEEPEVDVEGVEGEGLLAETREASIEPPRRRDSSDPVNLSLNSGTSTMSESSHDIVHRSEKQLLERRESLDEAEERTRQMAARLALGLEHGKRKPEELPIPPAEAYVVTPHRKRRPGFHNAPAQNPAFVPFNPSFETPRRLQAPHPLSLSAPPYLDRSITPPGASHRPPSADPASAAGLEPPWGAWTLPPARAPPPPPTEDPPKSTPVREYRCTYCGKQFGMSWNLKTHLRVHTGEKPFACRLCVAMFKQKAHLLKHLCSVHRGVIAAPDNTFTCCFCSLNFDSLQELIRHLSGPHNNLLLSKNLHD; this is encoded by the exons ATGTATACTGACGGTCTCCTAACGCTCCATTATGGAAAGCACCCAGCGACCTTGGCCGCAGAGGTCGGGGCCTGGTATAATGGAGACCGTCATGTAGATGTGACACTGGCATGCGACGATGGTTCCGTCGTCAGGGCCCATCGTGTCGTTTTGGCAGCAGCTAGTCCCCTTTTGGCTAATCTTTTACGAAATCCCGCCCTGGACCACGTGGTCCATTTCTCTGGAGTCAGAAAGGCCCAGCTCAATCATCTTCTCGAGTTTATCTACAACGGAGAGGCTCTTATACcc TCGACAGAGCTTATACCATTGAGAGAACTCTTCGAACTACTTCAAATCAACTCGGAACTTTTCGAGCCTAACCTAGCACAGACCTCTAGTAATTCTGATCCTGAAAGGATACCTACTCCTCAACCCTCCGAGGATCAAGAAAGTTCTAGTTACGAATCCAAATATGACAGCAG ACAAACGAGTAATCCTGCTGATTGTTGTTCGGTACTCATTAAAACCGAGGATTGCGAAGAGGAACCAGAAGTAGACGTGGAAGGTGTCGAAGGTGAAGGTTTGCTCGCGGAAACAAGAGAAGCTAGCATAGAACCGCCAAGAAGGAGGGATAGTTCGGATCCTGTGAACCTCAGTTTAAATTCCGGAACGTCCACGATGAGTGAAAGTTCTCACGATATAGTACATAG ATCAGAAAAGCAATTACTCGAGAGGCGAGAGTCCTTGGACGAAGCCGAAGAGAGGACAAGACAAATGGCGGCGCGATTGGCGTTAGGCTTGGAGCATGGCAAACGAAAACCCGAAGAATTACCGATCCCACCGGCTGAGGCATACGTCGTGACACCTCATCGAAAACGTAGGCCAGGCTTTCACAACGCACCAGCACAGAATCCAGCTTTCGTACCGTTTAATCCGAGCTTCGAGACACCTAGGAGGTTACAAGCGCCGCATCCATTGAGTCTATCCGCGCCACCATATCTA GACCGATCAATAACGCCACCAGGAGCATCGCATCGACCACCAAGCGCCGATCCAGCATCGGCCGCAGGTTTAGAACCACCTTGGGGTGCTTGGACTTTACCACCAGCTCGAGCACCTCCGCCACCTCCAACGGAGGATCCACCAAAGTCGACACCTGTCCGAGAATACCGATGTACCTATTGTGGCAAACAATTCGGCATGTCCTGGAACCTAAAGACTCATCTTCGAGTACACACCGGCGAGAAACCGTTTGCCTGTCGACTCTGTGTCGCCATGTTCAAACAGAAAGCTCATCTGCTAAAACATCTCTGTTCCGTTCACAGAGGTGTTATAGCTGCACCGGACAATACGTTTACATGTTGCTTCTGTTCCCTCAATTTCGACAGTTTGCAAGAACTCATAAGGCATCTGTCAGGACCGCATAATAATTTACTGCTTAGTAAAAATCTACACGATTAG
- the LOC124424465 gene encoding apolipoprotein D-like yields MYIKKKHRTDFKADTKNNMYGKVVLTLATILALTSAQIPSLGWCPEYVPMANFDMNRFLGVWYEAERYFQLAEVVSRCVMSNYTRSPDGKLRVSNEVTNRITGIKRILEGEIKKAASKAEEGKLYVKYTAVPLTPETHYSVLETDYDNYAVLWSCSGIGPIHAQNAWVMTRERIAPGSILQKAYGVLDKYKISKAFFVKTNQEDCAYLAPTTAIETSTEAVAEAQEIKKEHVRNVFGQLSESEVPIKEESIEKEKISQKIETVPERILKVADLVNEDKLSEKSTKEENLEKKTNLKKVDEKLKKKEEITEITNESKKTSS; encoded by the exons atgtatataaagaagaagcATCGTACGGATTTCAAGGCAGATACCAAGAACAACATGTACGGCAAGGTGGTTTTGACTCTCGCGACAATTCTGGCATTGACCAGTGCCCAGATACCAAGTCTGGGTTGGTGTCCAGAATACGTACCAATGGCTAACTTCGACATGAACAGG TTTTTGGGAGTCTGGTATGAAGCGGAAAGATATTTCCAATTAGCCGAAGTGGTTTCACGTTGCGTCATGTCGAATTATACGAGAAGTCCTGATGGCAAGTTACGTGTGAGCAATGAAGTTACGAACAGAAT TACAGGAATCAAGAGAATATTGGAAGGTGAAATTAAAAAGGCAGCTTCGAAAGCGGAGGAAGGAAAATTATACGTGAAATATACGGCAGTACCTCTAACTCCAGAGACACATTATTCAGTGTTAGAAACTGATTATGATAACTATGCCGTGCTGTGGAGCTGTTCTGGTATTGGTCCGATCCACGCCCAAAATGCTTGGGTCATGACCAGAGAGAGAATCGCACCTGGATCGATACTTCAAAAg GCTTATGGCGTTTTAGACAAATACAAGATTTCCAAAGCGTTCTTCGTGAAAACGAATCAAGAGGATTGCGCTTATCTTGCACCTACTACGGCTATTGAGACTAGTACTGAAGCAGTAGCTGAGGCacaggaaataaagaaagagcaCGTGCGAAATGTGTTTGGTCAATTGTCAGAATCAGAAGTACCAATCAAAGaagaatcgatcgaaaaggaaaagatatcaCAAAAGATAGAAACCGTACCGGAAAGAATTCTTAAGGTTGCGGATTTAGTCAATGAAGATAAACTATCGGAAAAGtcaacgaaggaagaaaatttggaaaagaaaacgaatttaaaaaaagtcgacgagaaattaaagaagaaagaggaaattaCGGAAATCACGAATGAATCGAAGAAAACGAGTTCGTAA
- the LOC124424312 gene encoding apolipoprotein D-like isoform X1, with amino-acid sequence MFIGFNHCCCQHRYRYVSYKYSLFFLYVKHYIENILYNSIGKKLIVMLALSIILLLVGLASAQIPALGNCPDVEYMTNFDIEKYMGVWYEIEKYFAVFEFGGKCVQANYTLNNNKTIKVVNRQISYITGVASSIEGIARSEGASNESKLLVTFPSVPFGGNAPYWVLETDYDNYTVVWSCKSFGILHAKIVWILAREPSPSLDVMQKAYQVLNRNRINRAYFMRTDQKNCPANY; translated from the exons ATGTTCATCGGTTTTAATCATTGTTGTTGCCAACATCGTTATCGTTACGTGTCTTATAAATATAgcctattttttttatacgtgaaacattatatcgaaaatatcctTTATAACAGCATCGGTAAAAAATTGATcg TTATGTTagcattatcgataatacttCTTTTGGTGGGTTTGGCGTCAGCCCAAATACCTGCCCTCGGCAATTGTCCAGACGTTGAATATATGACGAACTTTGATATAGAAAAG TACATGGGAGTGTGGtacgagatagaaaaatattttgctgTGTTCGAATTTGGTGGAAAATGTGTACAAGCTAATTACACactcaacaataacaaaacgaTCAAAGTAGTAAATCGACAAATTTCTTACAT aacCGGCGTTGCATCATCAATCGAAGGAATTGCAAGATCCGAGGGTGCATCGAACGAATCGAAATTACTCGTCACATTTCCATCCGTTCCCTTTGGAGGGAATGCTCCTTATTGGGTCTTAGAAACTGATTATGACAATTATACCGTCGTTTGGAGTTGCAAAAGTTTCGGAATATTACA CGCTAAAATTGTTTGGATCTTGGCACGAGAACCTTCACCGTCTCTCGATGTTATGCAGAAAGCTTATCAAGTTCTTAATAGGAATAGAATAAATAGAGCTTATTTTATGCGCACGGATCAAAAGAATTGTCCggcaaattattaa
- the LOC124424312 gene encoding apolipoprotein D-like isoform X2, which yields MLALSIILLLVGLASAQIPALGNCPDVEYMTNFDIEKYMGVWYEIEKYFAVFEFGGKCVQANYTLNNNKTIKVVNRQISYITGVASSIEGIARSEGASNESKLLVTFPSVPFGGNAPYWVLETDYDNYTVVWSCKSFGILHAKIVWILAREPSPSLDVMQKAYQVLNRNRINRAYFMRTDQKNCPANY from the exons ATGTTagcattatcgataatacttCTTTTGGTGGGTTTGGCGTCAGCCCAAATACCTGCCCTCGGCAATTGTCCAGACGTTGAATATATGACGAACTTTGATATAGAAAAG TACATGGGAGTGTGGtacgagatagaaaaatattttgctgTGTTCGAATTTGGTGGAAAATGTGTACAAGCTAATTACACactcaacaataacaaaacgaTCAAAGTAGTAAATCGACAAATTTCTTACAT aacCGGCGTTGCATCATCAATCGAAGGAATTGCAAGATCCGAGGGTGCATCGAACGAATCGAAATTACTCGTCACATTTCCATCCGTTCCCTTTGGAGGGAATGCTCCTTATTGGGTCTTAGAAACTGATTATGACAATTATACCGTCGTTTGGAGTTGCAAAAGTTTCGGAATATTACA CGCTAAAATTGTTTGGATCTTGGCACGAGAACCTTCACCGTCTCTCGATGTTATGCAGAAAGCTTATCAAGTTCTTAATAGGAATAGAATAAATAGAGCTTATTTTATGCGCACGGATCAAAAGAATTGTCCggcaaattattaa